From Qipengyuania soli:
CGCTGCGTAGCGCGGACTCGAGCCAGACCAGCCAGTCGCGCGTCTGGGCGATGCCCCTACCCTCGCGATCGAGGGGGCCGTGTCCGGGAACCAGCTGCCGATGGGCGATGGTTTCGAGCCGATCGAGGGTGGCGCGCCAGACCGCGAAGTCTGCATTGGGGGTGGCAGGTGCCCGGTCGAGGAAGACAGTATCGCCTGCCACCAGCGTGCCGGTTGCATGATCGACCAGGGCAAGGTCGCCCTCGCTGTGTCCCGCGAGCGCCAGCAGTTGGAGCTTCCGGCCGCCAAACTCCACCGGTCCTTCGGTCAGGTCACCGCTTGGCAACACCACCTCGGTTCCGGTCATCCATCCGGACAACAGCCGGTACATTCCGTCCGAAAAGCCGGAACCGTCCCGTTCGAGGTCGTGGCGGGTTGCCGGCAATGCGTGGATCTCCGCATCGGGAAAGGCCCCGGAAGCGAAGGAGTGATCGGGGTGCAGATGGCTGACGTAGACCAGCGAGACCGGAGCACCAGTCGTCCGTTCGATCAAGGCTGACAATGTCTTGCCGAACTTGAGCGAGGGGCCCGGGTCGAAAAGGATCGTCCCCGCGTCGCTGGCCATGAACACCGAATTCGCAACTGCGCCGCCATTTTCGAACAGCAAGGCATCGTCCGCCCCACGCACGAGCCAGATGCCATCCCCGATGCTGGTCGCCTGCGGGGTATAGGTCCCGGCATACTGCTCGGCCCGTGCGGCGACCGGCAATGCCGCCGCACCGGCAAGGAAGGCGCGACGCGCTAGCCTCACGGACGTGCTGCGGCGAGCCTGCGCCCAGTCGCGGCGTCGAGCGAGCCGGAAAACTCAAGGCCATTGGTGTCGCGTGCCGCAACGTCCAGTTTACCGGAAACTTTCGGCTCGACGATCAGGGTGAAAGACGGGTCTTCCGATACTGAGCCATAGATCGTCATGTCCGCCAGCAACGTACCTCCAGCATCGCGAACCTTCACCGTGTCGATGTTGTAGCCTGGAATATTCTCGACGAGGCCCGTGTCCATCGGATGGCGGAACCCGAAGCGCAGGCGCGTCTCTTCGCCTTCGGCCCATGCAGCGCCGCGCATTTCGCCCAGATGGTCAGCCCAGTCGCCCTTCACCCGGCTCACCGGAGGCGCGGAGCATCCGCCGCCTGCGGCGTCCACCCACCCGCCGGAGACATGCCACAAGCCGTCCGCAGTAAGCACTGCTGCGCGGACGGGGGTGCGCTGGTCGAGCTTGATCCTGGTAGCGACGAAGGCTTCGGCAGCGAGCGGCCTGTAGTCGAGCGCGATGGGGATGGGGTTGAGATCGGCAAAGAGGACGATCCGCCTGACCTCTCCGAGCGCGCGCGCATCGACCGTGACCGGCATCACGTGCTGGTTTTCCGTGACCACCGGCAGTTCGACCTTCACCGCATCGTCGAAGGTGTAGGAAGCGCCTTCGAACACCTGCGCGGCATGGAAATCCCACATCGGCGAGCCGAGTGGATCAGGCTCTCCCGCCTGTGCCATGGCAGGAAGCACTAGCGCCGCAATGACAATCAGGATGCGTCTCATACCAAAGGACAATACACGCTTCCTTGCCCCAACGCCCATTGGACTTTCGAACGAAAGAGAATTTCATGGCCAAGGCCCAATATCTGCGCATCGCCCTTGCCGGGGTCCTGCTTTCGGCGGCGCCGGTGACCGCGCAGGATTTCGATGCCGACGGCTATCGCAGCACACGCTATCGTGCGCCCGTCCAGTCAAACCCTTCCCCCGCCCGACCGATCGCGCTCGATGCTGCCCTGCAACTCCAGCCCGGTAAGGAGGCGCTGTTCCTCGACGTGATGCCGGTAGAAGGCGGGGTGCGGGACGAGGTCAGCGGCAAATGGCGTCTCTCGAGCTCGCACGAGACCATTCCCGGCGCCCAATGGCATCCCGAGACGGGCCGTTCCCCGGTGAACGAGGCCCTGTGGTCCGCGCTCGTCGCTTCGGTCGCCGAGGCGAGACAGGCGTCACCCGACCTGCCCGTCGTCGTCTTTTGCCGCTCCGATTGCTGGATGAGCTGGAATGCCGCGCGCAGGCTCGCGCGCCAAGGGTTCAAGGACATCTTCTGGCTGGCCGAAGGCACCGACGGCTGGCACGAGAGCGGGCGCAGACTCGTCGTCGCAGTACCGATCGTGGTTCCCTACAAGACCTGCAATTGAAGGAGAGAGAATATGGCAAGCCTGGTTGTGAGTTACCCCGCCAAGGAAGGGGCCAAGTTCGACGCGGACTATTACCGCGACACGCATATCCCGCTGGTCGAAAAGCATTGGGGCAGCCACGGCATGACGGGAGCAGACGTCTACTGGCCAGCCGATGGCGAGCAGCCCAATGTCGCGATGGTGGTGCTCAATTTCTCCAGCAGCGATGCGATCGACGCGGCACTCGGGTCGGCTGGCACGGCAGAAGTCATGGGCGACGTGCCCAAGTTCACCGACATCCAGCCGACGATCTATCGCACGGCGTAGGACACATGAAAGGGCCGGTCCGCGCGGCGGAGCCGGCCCTTTCTCATACCGTCCTCAGCGTTGCTTCTTCAGGTAGTCGATGATTTCCTGGCGCTTCGCGGCGTCCTTGATACCCGGAAAGCTCATGCGATTGCCCGGCACCAGCGCGCGCGGGTTTTCCAGCCATGAGTGAAGCGTCGCCTCGTCGAAGGTAAGGCCCGAATTCTTGAGCGCATCGGAGTAGGAAAAGCTCCCCTGCCCCGCCTTCGCCCCGTATGCACCCCAAAGGTTCGGACCAAGCTTGTCCTCGCCCCCCTTGTTGGCGGTGTGGCAAACGGCGCACCGGCCGAATGCTGCGGGCGGAGCGGCGGCGACGACTGCCGCAGCCTCTGCAACAGCGGCCTTGGTCGGTTCGGCAGCAGGCTTGGCCGTTTCGACCGCCTTCGGCGTGTCCTCCTTTGCGACCTCGGCTTCAGCAGCAGCTTCAGGAGCCGCACCTTCTTCTACAGGAGCTGCTGTTTCCTCTACAGCAGGCGCATCGACCGGCGATGCCATCGTCGTGTCGTCGGCTGGCACTTCGGCAACATCGTCACTGCCACCCGAACACGCGGCGAGAGAAAACGCCAGTGCGGAACCGGCCAGAAGTGCGCGAAATGCCATCGTAATCCTTCCCTCGAGAAATTCCCTCACCTGGAGCGATGTGTCGCATGCTGCGCATCGCCACGACATTGGACCTTGGAATAACGCAATTCAAACCCTGCAACAGGGTGTTGCACGCGTTACATCGAGGCAGGAAGCCGGATAATGACTGGCGCCCAAGTGAAGGCGGGCAAGGCGTTGCTGGCGACCGAGATTTGGGATGAATGGCGGAGAGGGAGGGATTCGAACCCTCGATACGGTTGCCCGTATACCGCATTTCGAGTGCGGCGCATTCGACCACTCTGCCACCTCTCCGCTCAAGTAGGGTGCGCTTGCGGGCCATGGCCCCGGTCGAAGCGAGGGCGCCGATTAGCCGAGCCCCCTGCCCTTGCCAAGCCCTTTTGCATGCGAAATCGGGGGATGGCCGAAAGGTCGCGGCTTGTTTCCTTGCCGCAGCGCACCATATTCTACCCAATCATGGAAAGAGCACTGTTTTTCTCCGCCCAGGCCGGTCGCACCATCGAGGCGCCGCGCCGCGTAAAGTCACGCTTTGCGATTGGCGACGTCGTCAAACACAAGGTGTTCGATTTCCGCGGGGTCATCTTCGATGTCGATCCGGTCTTCGCCAACAGCGAAGAGTGGTACAACTCGATCCCGGAGGATATTCGGCCGGATCGAAACCAGCCGTTCTACCACCTCCTCGCCGAGAGCGACGACAACACTTATGTCGCCTACGTCAGCCAGCAGAACCTGCTCAACGACTCGCTTGGCGGTCCGGTCGAACATCCGGACGTCCATGCCTATTTCCAGCAGTTCGAGAACGGGCGCTATCGCATGCGCCGCAGCCTGACGCACTGAACTCGGGCGTCAGCTCTTTATCTTCCAGCCCGATTTCAACAGGCGGTAGGCGATCGCTGCCAGCAGGGCGTTGAATGCCAGAAGGCCAAGGGCCGCCCATGCAACATGCGTGGCATCACCGATGTCGCTCTGGCCAAGGAAGCCATAGCGGAAGCCGGAAATGACGTAGAAGAACGGGTTCGCGCGGCTGATCCCCTGGAAGACGCCATGGAGGTTCTCGATTACGTAGAATGTGCCCGAGAGCATCGAAAGCGGCGCAATGACGAAATTTGTCACGGCCGCGTTGTGGTCGAATTTCTCCGCCCAGATCGACGCCATCAGGCCGAGGATCGCCAGCATGCCGGCACCCATCAGGCCGAACCATGCGACCGCCCACGGGTGCGCCATCGCCAGGCTCACGCCGGGATAGAGCAACATGGCGAGCGCCACCACGAAGCCGACTGCAAGCGAGCGGGTCACCGCCGCGCCCACGATGCCGGTCATCAGTTCGCCTTCGGAGAGCGGGGGCATCAGAAGGTCGATGATCGTCCCCTGGATCTTGCCCGAGAGCAGCGAAAAGGAAGAATTGGCGAAGCCGTTCTGCATCATTGCCATGGCAATCAGGCCAGGCGCGACGAATGTCGGGAAGTTCACTCCCAGCACTTCGCGTTCGCCGCGTCCCAGCGCGACAGAGAAAATCACAAGAAACAGCAGCGTGGTGACCGCGGGAGCCCAGATTGTCTGCGTCTGGACCTTGAGAAAACGGCGGACCTCCTTAATATAGAGGCTCCACAGGCCGATCCGATTGATCCCATTGATCACCGGACGTCCCCGCGGCGGAAATCGCCCTCCCCCTCCGGCATCCACCTCAGTGAACGAGGCGTCCGGTCGTTCGCCGCTCGGCGGCAGGGTCGGGGCTTGATCGGCCATGGAGGCGCGACTACGGCCAAGCGCTCCGGCTGGCAAGCCGCGGCGTCACGAATCGAGATACAGGATTGCTGATGAGCTGGACCGACGAACGGATCGCAACACTCAAGAAGATGTGGGAGAGCGGGTCGACCGCCAGCCAGATCGCCGACGAACTCGGCGGGGTCAGCCGCAATGCGGTGATCGGCAAGGCGCACCGGCTGGGCCTCAAGTCGCGCCCTTCGCCGGTGAAGGCGAATGAGGCGAAGGCGGCCAAGCCCAAGCCCGCCGCCAAACCGGTGGCCAAGGCGCCTGCGGCAAAGCCCGCGCCGCGGCCCTCGGCTGCCTCTGCCGCTGCACCGGCCAAACCGGTCGCGAAGCAGCCCGCGCGCGCGGATGCCGCAGTTCCCTCACAGCCGCTCCCGAACAAGACCCCTGACCTGCCGAAAATCGTTTCGGTCGGACCGGGCGGCTTCCTGCGCCAGGGTCCGGGCGACCAGCAGGCTCCGATCCCGCCTGCGCCGCCTCGGCGACTGGTTCCGGCCAAGCCCGACCCGTCGATTGCCGACAAGACGAGCTTGCTCGACCTCAGCGACAAGGTCTGCCGCTGGCCGATGGGCCATCCGGGCGAGCCCGATTTCCACTTCTGCGGTGAACAGGTGAACCCTGGCTTCCCCTATTGCGTCGAACATTGCGGCCGTGCCTACCAGGCACAGCTCCCGCGTGGTGCGCGCCGTCCACCTCCGCCGCTGCCCTTCGGCGGACCGCGGGTTCGCTAAACCGATTTCAAGAAAGCCCGGCGGTCACGAGATTGCCGGGCTTTTTCTTGCCCCCAAAGGAGAGAGACATGGCCCTGAGTTTGTACGAAGCCTTCGTTCCCAACTGCCAGCAGGCGATCGGCGCACTGCCCGGCATGATCGACAAGGGCGAGGCCTTCGCCAAGGAAAACGGCATCTCCGAAGAAGAGATGATGGGTTGTCGCCTGATCGACGACATGTGGAACCTTCCGTGGCACATCCGCAGCTGCTGGGTGCATTCGGCCTACGTCATCAGCCTCTTGCCGACTGGCGAATTCTCGCCCGATTTCACCGAGTTGCCGCAAAGCTGGGACGCGATGCGGGCGATGGTAAAGAAGACGCTGGACGAGCTGGCAGCGGTGACGCCTGAGCAGCTCGAAGACGTGGCGGACTCAACCATCGGCTTCGTGCTCGGCGGCAAAAGGCTGATGGACTTCACCGGCCAGAACTTCCTGATGAGCTTCAGCCAGCCGAACGTATATTTCCACGCGACGACATTCTACGACATCTTGCGCATGAAGGGCGTGCCCCTGGGCAAGCGTGACTTCATGGGCATGCCGCGGATCAAGGTCGGCTAGCCCTTCCTGGCAAACCAGATAGTGTGGCGCGGTCCCTTGTTGTTGGGCCGCGCACGCACTTCGCGCACTTCGACGTCGAAGCCGCTCTCCTTGAGACGGACAGTGAACTTGTGGTCTGGGGCAGCCGACCAAACGGCAAGGATGCCGCCAGGACGCAGTGCGTCGCGTGCCTTGCCCAGCCCGGTTTTGCTGTAGATGCGATAGTTGGCATCGCGCACGATGCCATCGGGGCCGTTATCGACGTCGAGCAGGATGGCGTCGTACTTTGCGGTCGTACCGTCGTTCGCGTCGTCGATCAGGGCGGCGACATCGCAGATTACCACTTCGCCACGCGGATCATCGAGCGTGTCGCCGGTGAGATGCGCCAGCGGCCCCTTCGCCCACTCGAGAATATCGGGCACGATCTCGGCCACCGTCACCGAACCGCCCTCCGGCAGCTTGTCGAGCGCGGCACGGAAGGTGAAGCCCATGCCATAACCGCCGATGAGAACGCGAGGCGTCTTGGCCTCGAGCTCTGCCAGGGTGAGGATCGCGAGCTGCTCCTCCGAGAACTGCATACGCGTGCCCATCAGCTCGTCACGGCCGAGCATGATGACGAAGTCGCGTCCATGGCTGACCAGGGTCAGCGTCTCTCCGTCGGGAATCTGGGCAGTGGCGAGGGTCTCGCGCGGAAGCATCTGGCAATCTCCAAAGAAAAGGGACCGCAGGCGAACCCGCGGCCCCTCTCTATAACCTTAGAAGGCGCTTAGTCCTTCAGGAAGTCGGGAACGTGGGCCTCGCCACCGCCGTCGCGGTCGCGACGGGGGCCACGGTCACCGCGGTCGCCACGGGGCCCGCGACCACCACGACGGTCACCACCACGGTCGCCACGAGGACCGCGATCGCCACGGGGCTCACGGGGTTCGCGGGGGGGACGGGTGTCCTCCAGCTCTTCGCCGGTTTCCTGGTCGACGACGCGCATCGACAGGCGAACCTTCCCACGGTTGTCGATCTCGAGGACCTTGACCTTAACTTCCTGACCTTCCGACACGACGTCGGTCGGCTTCTCGACGCGCTCGTTCTTCATTTCGCTGACGTGGACGAGGCCGTCCTTGCCGCCCATGAAGTTCACGAAGGCACCGAAGTCGACGATGTTGACGACCTTGCCGTTGTAGATCTTGCCGACTTCCGGCTCTTCCACGATGCCCTGGATCCAGGCCTTGGCAGCCTCGATCTGCGACAGGTCGGACGAGCTGATCTTGATCAGGCCTTCGTCGTCGATGTCGACCTTGGCGCCGGTCTCGGCGACGATCTCGCGGATCACCTTGCCGCCGGTACCGATAACGTCGCGGATCTTCGACTTGTCGATCTGCATGGTTTCGATGCGCGGTGCGTGAGCCGAAAGCTCGGTACGAGCCGAACCAAGGGCCTTGGTCATTTCGCCGAGGATGTGCGCGCGGCCACCCTTCGCCTGCTCCAGAGCAGCCTGGAAAATCTCGCGCGTGATGCCCGCGACCTTGATGTCCATCTGCATCGTGGTGATGCCTTCGCTGGTGCCGGCCACCTTGAAGTCCATGTCGCCAAGGTGATCTTCGTCACCCAGGATGTCGGACAGCACGGTGAAGTCGTCGCCTTCGAGGATCAGGCCCATCGCGATACCGGACACCGGACGGGTGATCGGAACGCCTGCATCCATCATCGACAGCGCGCCGCCGCAGACGGTGGCCATCGAGGAAGAACCGTTGGACTCGGTAATGTCCGAGACCACACGGATGGTGTAGGGGAAGTCTTCCTTGCTCGGCAGGACCGCCTGCAGCGCACGCCAGGCAAGCTTGCCGTGGCCGGTGTCACGACGCGAGGGAGCGCCGAAGCGGCCCACTTCACCGACCGAATAGGGCGGGAAGTTGTAGTGCAGCATGAAGTTCGAGTAGCTCAGGCCTTCGAGGCCGTCGATCATCTGCTCGCTGTCCTTGGTACCCAGCGTGGTGGTGCAGATCGACTGCGTTTCACCGCGGGTGAAAAGGGCCGAACCGTGGGTACGCGGGAGGAAGCCGACCATGGCTTCGATCGGGCGGACCTGATCGACCTTGCGGCCGTCGATGCGGGTGCCGTCCTTGAGGATCGCACCGCGCACGATATCGGCTTCGACCTTCTTCATGGTCTTGATGGCGACCATCTGGGTCTGGGCGTCTTCGCCGGCGAAAGCTTCCTTGGCCTTGTCGCGAGCCGCATTGAGAGCGGCCGAGCGGGCCGACTTGTCGGTCAGCTTGTAGGCAGCGGCAACGTCGTCACCGATGAGCTTCTTGAGCTGGTCCTTGATCGCCGAATTGTCGTTGACCGCGACTTCCCAAGGTTCCTTGGCAGCCTTCTCAGCCAGGTCGACGATCAGGTTGACGACCTTCTTGCACTCTTCGTGCGCGAAGATGACCGCGCCGAGCATGACGTCTTCCGAAAGCTCCTTGGCTTCGGATTCAACCATCATCACGGCATTGCCGGTGGCAGCTACGACGAGATCGAGTTCGCCTTCGGCGATAGCGACGTCCTGCTTCGGGTTCAGCGTGTATTCGCCGTCCTTGTAGCCGACGCGGCAGGCCCCGATCGGGCCCATGAAGGGCACACCCGAGATCGTCAGGGCAGCCGAGGCGGCGATCATCGCCAGCACATCGGGTTCGCACTCGCCGTCGAACGACAGGACCTGTGCAATGACGTTGATTTCGTTGTAGAAACCTTCGGGAAACAGCGGGCGGACCGGACGGTCGATAAGGCGGGAAACTAGCGTTTCCTTTTCCGTCGCGCCGCGTTCACGCTTGAAGAAGCCACCGGGGATGCGGCCCGAGGCAAAGAACTTTTCCTGATAGTGAACGGTGAGCGGGAAGAAGTCCTGCCCTTCCTTCACGTTCTTGGCGGCGGTCACGGCGCACAGCACCACGGTTTCGCCATAGGTGGCCAGAACAGCGCCGTCGGCCTGACGGGCAATGCGGCCGGTTTCGAGGGTGAGGGTTTTTCCGCCCCACTCCATCGATACGGTTTTCGTGTCGAACATTGATTTTCCTTTTCGAACCCACGCGCCACATTGCGTCGTGGGGCCTGCAGTGCCGGGTATGCCGTCCCGGTCCGGTGCGGGGCTATCTGCGCCCCTTGGTCCGCTCCCAGCCGGATTGCACGGGAGCCGGATAGACGAAGGGGCGGCCTTGTGAGCCGCCCCTCCGGAAACTCTTACTTGCGAAGACCCAGCTTCGCGATCAGCGCATTGTACCGCTCAACATCCTTCTTCTTCAGGTATGCGAGCAGGTTGCGGCGCTTGTTGACCATCATCAGGAGGCCACGGCGCGAGTGGTTGTCCTTGTGGTGATCCTTGAAGTGGCCCGTGAGGTTACGGATGCGTTCGGTGAGGATCGCGACCTGGACTTCCGGCGAACCGGTGTCGCCCTTGGCGACGGCGTTGTCCTTGATGATCTCTTGCTTCTTTTCGGCGGTAACCGACATTCAATTCACTCCGCGACATCTGGGATATTGAAGCCCCGCACGACCTTGGCCGAGCCACCGCTGAGTTCCATCAACGCCACCGGGGTCTGGCCCAGCCTCGCAAGATAGAGCCCGTCGGTATGGGGCAGTTCCGACAATACCCGGCCCTGGCGGACCGCCTGCGCGCTGTCGGGATCGAGTTGCAAGGCCGGGATGTCGTCCAGCCCCGCCTCGAGCGGCAGGAGTAGGTATTCAATCGGCGCGCCCTTAGCGACTTCCTCCAGTTTGTCCAGCGGAATCGCCCCATTTTCGAGGAAGGGACCGGCCTTTATGCGCCTTAAATAGGTGACGTGTCCGAGGCTTCCAACCGCATGTGCGATATCCCGTGCCAGCGAACGGATGTACGTGCCCTTCGAGACATGGGCGCGCAGGGTCGTCTCGCCCGGGGTGGAGTCGTCGACGACATCGAGCGCATGGATCGTGACGGGCCGCAATTTCATCTCCACCTCCTCGCCAGCCCGGGCGCGGTCATAGGCACGTTTCCCATCGACCTTTATTGCCGAATACACCGGCGGGGCCTGCTCGATGGGCCCCGTGAATTGCGGGAGGATGGCCGCAACTTCGGCAGGAGAAGGCAGCTTTTCCGACCGTCCGACGACTTCGCCCTCGGTGTCGAGCGTGTCGGTCTCTTCGCCGAAGCGGATCGTGAAATCGTAGATCTTGTCGGAATCGAGCATCCGCCCGGCCAGCTTGGTCGCCTCTCCCAGTGCGATCGGCAGGACGCCCTCGGCGAGCGGGTCGAGCGTACCGCCGTGGCCGACCTTGGACTTTGCGTAGCCGCCCTGTCGCAAGACGCGCTTGACCATGCCGACCGCCTGTGTCGAGCCAAGCCCGCGCGGCTTGTCGAGGATCAGCCAGCCGTGGGGTGCAGGTTTCGCGTCGCTCATCCGCGGATGGCGTTGGCGATGCCGTCGGCAAGACCGAAGAACCGTTCGACGATCCACTGCACCGGCGGCAA
This genomic window contains:
- a CDS encoding quinoprotein relay system zinc metallohydrolase 1, with the protein product MRLARRAFLAGAAALPVAARAEQYAGTYTPQATSIGDGIWLVRGADDALLFENGGAVANSVFMASDAGTILFDPGPSLKFGKTLSALIERTTGAPVSLVYVSHLHPDHSFASGAFPDAEIHALPATRHDLERDGSGFSDGMYRLLSGWMTGTEVVLPSGDLTEGPVEFGGRKLQLLALAGHSEGDLALVDHATGTLVAGDTVFLDRAPATPNADFAVWRATLDRLETIAHRQLVPGHGPLDREGRGIAQTRDWLVWLESALRSAVANGLDMTEAGRMEIPARFARMAAARYELQRSVSHFYPRLEAELFPRIDG
- a CDS encoding EthD family reductase; amino-acid sequence: MASLVVSYPAKEGAKFDADYYRDTHIPLVEKHWGSHGMTGADVYWPADGEQPNVAMVVLNFSSSDAIDAALGSAGTAEVMGDVPKFTDIQPTIYRTA
- a CDS encoding DUF1993 domain-containing protein; amino-acid sequence: MALSLYEAFVPNCQQAIGALPGMIDKGEAFAKENGISEEEMMGCRLIDDMWNLPWHIRSCWVHSAYVISLLPTGEFSPDFTELPQSWDAMRAMVKKTLDELAAVTPEQLEDVADSTIGFVLGGKRLMDFTGQNFLMSFSQPNVYFHATTFYDILRMKGVPLGKRDFMGMPRIKVG
- the rpsO gene encoding 30S ribosomal protein S15, whose protein sequence is MSVTAEKKQEIIKDNAVAKGDTGSPEVQVAILTERIRNLTGHFKDHHKDNHSRRGLLMMVNKRRNLLAYLKKKDVERYNALIAKLGLRK
- the pnp gene encoding polyribonucleotide nucleotidyltransferase, with protein sequence MFDTKTVSMEWGGKTLTLETGRIARQADGAVLATYGETVVLCAVTAAKNVKEGQDFFPLTVHYQEKFFASGRIPGGFFKRERGATEKETLVSRLIDRPVRPLFPEGFYNEINVIAQVLSFDGECEPDVLAMIAASAALTISGVPFMGPIGACRVGYKDGEYTLNPKQDVAIAEGELDLVVAATGNAVMMVESEAKELSEDVMLGAVIFAHEECKKVVNLIVDLAEKAAKEPWEVAVNDNSAIKDQLKKLIGDDVAAAYKLTDKSARSAALNAARDKAKEAFAGEDAQTQMVAIKTMKKVEADIVRGAILKDGTRIDGRKVDQVRPIEAMVGFLPRTHGSALFTRGETQSICTTTLGTKDSEQMIDGLEGLSYSNFMLHYNFPPYSVGEVGRFGAPSRRDTGHGKLAWRALQAVLPSKEDFPYTIRVVSDITESNGSSSMATVCGGALSMMDAGVPITRPVSGIAMGLILEGDDFTVLSDILGDEDHLGDMDFKVAGTSEGITTMQMDIKVAGITREIFQAALEQAKGGRAHILGEMTKALGSARTELSAHAPRIETMQIDKSKIRDVIGTGGKVIREIVAETGAKVDIDDEGLIKISSSDLSQIEAAKAWIQGIVEEPEVGKIYNGKVVNIVDFGAFVNFMGGKDGLVHVSEMKNERVEKPTDVVSEGQEVKVKVLEIDNRGKVRLSMRVVDQETGEELEDTRPPREPREPRGDRGPRGDRGGDRRGGRGPRGDRGDRGPRRDRDGGGEAHVPDFLKD
- a CDS encoding GcrA family cell cycle regulator produces the protein MSWTDERIATLKKMWESGSTASQIADELGGVSRNAVIGKAHRLGLKSRPSPVKANEAKAAKPKPAAKPVAKAPAAKPAPRPSAASAAAPAKPVAKQPARADAAVPSQPLPNKTPDLPKIVSVGPGGFLRQGPGDQQAPIPPAPPRRLVPAKPDPSIADKTSLLDLSDKVCRWPMGHPGEPDFHFCGEQVNPGFPYCVEHCGRAYQAQLPRGARRPPPPLPFGGPRVR
- a CDS encoding c-type cytochrome, giving the protein MAFRALLAGSALAFSLAACSGGSDDVAEVPADDTTMASPVDAPAVEETAAPVEEGAAPEAAAEAEVAKEDTPKAVETAKPAAEPTKAAVAEAAAVVAAAPPAAFGRCAVCHTANKGGEDKLGPNLWGAYGAKAGQGSFSYSDALKNSGLTFDEATLHSWLENPRALVPGNRMSFPGIKDAAKRQEIIDYLKKQR
- a CDS encoding quinoprotein dehydrogenase-associated SoxYZ-like carrier, encoding MRRILIVIAALVLPAMAQAGEPDPLGSPMWDFHAAQVFEGASYTFDDAVKVELPVVTENQHVMPVTVDARALGEVRRIVLFADLNPIPIALDYRPLAAEAFVATRIKLDQRTPVRAAVLTADGLWHVSGGWVDAAGGGCSAPPVSRVKGDWADHLGEMRGAAWAEGEETRLRFGFRHPMDTGLVENIPGYNIDTVKVRDAGGTLLADMTIYGSVSEDPSFTLIVEPKVSGKLDVAARDTNGLEFSGSLDAATGRRLAAARP
- a CDS encoding spermidine synthase encodes the protein MLPRETLATAQIPDGETLTLVSHGRDFVIMLGRDELMGTRMQFSEEQLAILTLAELEAKTPRVLIGGYGMGFTFRAALDKLPEGGSVTVAEIVPDILEWAKGPLAHLTGDTLDDPRGEVVICDVAALIDDANDGTTAKYDAILLDVDNGPDGIVRDANYRIYSKTGLGKARDALRPGGILAVWSAAPDHKFTVRLKESGFDVEVREVRARPNNKGPRHTIWFARKG
- a CDS encoding ABC transporter permease, whose product is MADQAPTLPPSGERPDASFTEVDAGGGGRFPPRGRPVINGINRIGLWSLYIKEVRRFLKVQTQTIWAPAVTTLLFLVIFSVALGRGEREVLGVNFPTFVAPGLIAMAMMQNGFANSSFSLLSGKIQGTIIDLLMPPLSEGELMTGIVGAAVTRSLAVGFVVALAMLLYPGVSLAMAHPWAVAWFGLMGAGMLAILGLMASIWAEKFDHNAAVTNFVIAPLSMLSGTFYVIENLHGVFQGISRANPFFYVISGFRYGFLGQSDIGDATHVAWAALGLLAFNALLAAIAYRLLKSGWKIKS
- the hspQ gene encoding heat shock protein HspQ, coding for MERALFFSAQAGRTIEAPRRVKSRFAIGDVVKHKVFDFRGVIFDVDPVFANSEEWYNSIPEDIRPDRNQPFYHLLAESDDNTYVAYVSQQNLLNDSLGGPVEHPDVHAYFQQFENGRYRMRRSLTH
- a CDS encoding rhodanese-like domain-containing protein, with the protein product MAKAQYLRIALAGVLLSAAPVTAQDFDADGYRSTRYRAPVQSNPSPARPIALDAALQLQPGKEALFLDVMPVEGGVRDEVSGKWRLSSSHETIPGAQWHPETGRSPVNEALWSALVASVAEARQASPDLPVVVFCRSDCWMSWNAARRLARQGFKDIFWLAEGTDGWHESGRRLVVAVPIVVPYKTCN
- the truB gene encoding tRNA pseudouridine(55) synthase TruB codes for the protein MSDAKPAPHGWLILDKPRGLGSTQAVGMVKRVLRQGGYAKSKVGHGGTLDPLAEGVLPIALGEATKLAGRMLDSDKIYDFTIRFGEETDTLDTEGEVVGRSEKLPSPAEVAAILPQFTGPIEQAPPVYSAIKVDGKRAYDRARAGEEVEMKLRPVTIHALDVVDDSTPGETTLRAHVSKGTYIRSLARDIAHAVGSLGHVTYLRRIKAGPFLENGAIPLDKLEEVAKGAPIEYLLLPLEAGLDDIPALQLDPDSAQAVRQGRVLSELPHTDGLYLARLGQTPVALMELSGGSAKVVRGFNIPDVAE